The following nucleotide sequence is from Nycticebus coucang isolate mNycCou1 chromosome 8, mNycCou1.pri, whole genome shotgun sequence.
GAGATAAACATGAACTTTCTGACCTCAGCCAGGTTTCCAGTGGTGAGGTTCCATACTGGGTTTCAGATGAGAGAGTGGGTATGTGAGGTTAGTCCTAAAGAAATGTGGAGCTCAATCAGCTAGGTAGTGGGACTCCCCTCTACATGACAACTGTGGTCTCTGGATGCCTTTTTGTGAAACACTAATCCCCATCCAGTAACCCTGCTGCCTCCCATGTAGCTCTACCAGGTTTCTCATGTCACTGACTGACATGAATCAGCAGCATCCCTGAATCCGAACTGAATTACTGCCTGTGCTGTCTATAGAGACACAATCCCCTTAGGAGTTAGAAATATTCCAGTCACCTGCCATTCTTCCTTGGTTACAATGAGAGCAGTTCTGTAGAACATCACatcattattctctttttttttttttttaaagaaaggatttatttactATGCACATGGGGAGAAATCACAGAGTGAtaacccaattttcttttttgttggggtgtttttttgttgttgctgtcgtTGCATTTtggtggggccaggtttgaacccaccatcctcagtatatgggacaggcactctactcactgagccacaggcgccgccccattattctcttttttatttttattttattttattttatttttgagacagtctcactctgccaacCTGGGGTTAAGAGTTACGGCATcttcatagcttgcagcaacctcaagctcttgggctcaagcgatcctcctggcccagtgtcccaagtagctgggactacaggcacctaccacaatgcctgcctaattttttctatttttagtagagatgggatttcactcttgctctggctgatctcgaatccctcagctcaagtgatctgccggccttggcctcccagagtgctaggattacaggtgtgagacaccacaccaGACTACAATATCATTCTGAATTTCCGTTTTAGTTATAGTTTGTAGTTTGTAAAAACCTCTACTCTGCCAATTagtgatttactttttttttttttttgagacagagtttcactttgtcgccctcagtagagtgctgtggtgtcacagctcacatctacctcaaactcttgggcttaatcgattctcttgcctcagcttcccttgtagctgggactacaggtgcctgccacaatgcctgactattttgttgttgttgttgttgttgtaatagtcattgttgtttaacaggcccaggctggttcgaacctaccagccccgggtgtatgtggccagtgctctaaccacaaccactgagctacaggcaccaagccagagttcttttttaataagaaaatgtaatcaTGCAAACTTTCTGCTTAACTGTTCTCTGTGAATAAAGTCTAGAAGCAAGTCCGATCTTTCCATGGCCCATAGCCTGCCTTCCAGCCTTGTTCTCATCGTGCTTCAGCTGCATTGATCACATGGTTCCTCTTTCTGGAACACACTCTTTCTTCTGTTGCCAACATTCTTTCCCCCTTAGGTTAGTGATAATATCAGTTCTTTAGGGAAATCTTACCCCTGAGATTGACTAGGTCTGCAGTAACATGGTCTCAACCTTGGTATACTTTCCTTTAGaggatttattatatttataaagagTAATTTGTATAATTACTCATTAACTACCTATTTTCTCTGATAAGACTAATTTCAATAAGGCTTTATCTGCCTGGATCACTGTTATATCCATATTGCCTGGAATTATTTTATGTGCTCATTAAACATTTGTTGACCAATGTAAGAGCAACTTGAAATAACCAATAGTTTAGCAAGAGAATGGCAATGATTAATTGCAATACAATgtgttgttaaataaaatatgtatgtgtatgtatagattCTCTTCATGCATCCTAGGGAACCTAccctgtgaaaaataaaattaaaaagcaatagagGAAAATCAGTTATCAATCCTGATGTGGTTAGCACCCAGTCCCCTAGTCTATTTGGGACCAACAGTAAACAGGATAAGTTAAGTGGAGGGCTATAAGTGAGGGTAGGGCACACATACGGTGCCATCAACAGAGAAGGAGCAGCCAAGCTGAGTGGGAAATGGTGTTTTCTGAGAGATGACTGCTGAGAGCAGACGGAAGAATAGGAATTAGTTGGACTAAACTGGTGTTTGGGGGGAGAGGTGGGTGACAGGGATAGAAGCAGGACAATTCCAAGCTGAGGAAACAGCTTGCACAAAGGCCAGTGGTAAGAAGAAATTATTCAGCAAACAGAGCCTCGGTACAAGGAGGAGGAGAAGTAGATAAGGGGAAATGAGCCCAGGTCATGTTAGCCAATTTAAAGATTTAGATTTTGTCTAGTGACTAGTAGGTACCATTGAAAGTTTCTCTGAAGGTTTTAGAGGGGTCATTCTACAAATACCATTCTGATGATGGGTCCAAAAAGGAGGGCCATGGAGGAAACTGGTGCTGTCATCTGGGCAACAGATTCTAAAGGTCCCTAGCAAGTGCTGGGTTTGCGTCTGGCCTGGCCAGAATCTtctaggaaaggaaggaagaagagactgGAGTAACCACTCTGGTCTAGGAGGACAGAGCCCTGGATACTAGCAGAGAAGATTCAAATGGTCCATGTGTACATCTAGCTGCTCCCTTTCACTGTTGGGGTCTGGGTAGGTGGGGCAACCATAGTCTTCATGAGGTGAATTGTCATTGTCCTTTATTTAGTGCAAGagactgctcaagcccaaaatGACCTGGTATTTGAGGCAGTACAGGACAAAGGCAACATGCAGCAGGCCATCCTTGAGATGCAGAAGAGATTTGAAGCTGTAAGTATAAATTTCAGCCCCTTTCCTCCAGGGCATATTTGGCTTTGTCATTAAACCCACAGAGACACCTTTAAAGTTGCAAATTTTCAGCAAAAGCCCCTTGGTAATCGGCCAGGGTATGGGTTAGCTTCCTTCCCCAAGGTTTCTTGGCATTATATGGGCCCCAGGGGTCCAATTTCAGTGTGTAGTTGTGCTAACCCTGTGAGGTGTCCTGCAAGGAGAAAGCCTTGATTCTGGTAGCACATCTATTGGTCTGTTCTCACACTTTATTATGCATTCTAACTTGCACTGTCTACCATTCTCTTCTTTCCCACTTTCTGTCCCCAGAGACAAGCAGAGTttatagaaatgaaatcaaaCTTGAAGCACCTTGAAACTTTAGTTGCCCAGCAGAATAAGGACTTCCAGCAGCTGTGTGACAAGATAGGCCAGCTGAATGTGCCCAGTGTCTTAGCAGAGCTGAAGAGTCTGATCTCAGTGCCTCGGGTACCTGGGCATGTGAAAGACAACACTTCTCAGACATCGCCACCTCTGGCCCAGAGCCTCAATCTTACCAGGCAGGAAAAATACATCTCTAAGGAACAAGTTTTATGGCAGGCCCGGCCCCTCCCTGCTTCATGGAATCCTAGTGTAGGCTCCCTGCAGCCTGGAGAATCAAGTGTCTGGGGTGATGTAAAGGACAAGGCAGTGCAGACTAACTGCAAGATTTGGGCCATTACTAAAACAGATCCGAAGAACAACAGCTCCAGCATCCTATGCCACAAGGTCTCTGGTGACAGGGACCCAGTTTCCCAAGGAACCTCACCATTCAAGTCTATGGATTTTAACAACTTTGCAACCAGCATTAAGAATGCCTGCCAAAAATGTCAAGCCAAAAGCATGTTTTTGTGTGACCCATGTGAACAGTTGGCGATTAAACAGAAAGGCAGGACTgtagaaagagggagaaaaggcaagaagcagCAGCCCAGGAAAGCCCACAGAGGTAGGCTCCTAGCCAAGAAGAGAGAACAAACCCCAAGCAAGACCTGTGCTTTCAGTTCTAAATATCAAAGTCTTCATTCTTCAGTTTCTGGTTCACAAAAGCCCCTCATGGGGCAGCAGGAACCTCTTGCTCAGCCCCTACATCCACAGGGCCCCAAGAGTCTCACAAAGTCAGTCTGCCCTATTCTGGGAGGTACAGTCATGTCCAGTAAGACAGCAAAGGCAATGCCCAGTAAGACAGCAAAGACAGGGCAAGGTAGCCTCTTGCAGCTCAGCCAGTCCTCTTCCCAAGACAACAGCCTGCTTTCCAGCAGTTCCCAGAGGGATCATCAGATGAGCTGGTTCAGTGACCTCAACCTTGGAAGTTCAGAGCCCTCTCTGTGCAAGGATCCAGGAAAGAATTTGCTCTATGACTTGGGTTTTGATAGCAGTGATGATGGCTTCTGACCAGCCCTCAGTGACTTTAGCTGATGGTTTATTGGTCTCAGCTAGAAAAACAAAttgcagggtggcacctatggctcaaggagtagggcgccggtcccatatgccggaggtggcaggttcaaacccagccccggc
It contains:
- the IHO1 gene encoding interactor of HORMAD1 protein 1; translated protein: MNYWTTKSSNWINNQTDYSSLSDSQFLFGSQFCPENSETMLAPLDFGTHLRYPKRSQQNSLESEPTIFTKYQAKPQLFGGDIKDGGLFPPALSVGKSKGLLEQFEEKKKRTKDKCDSETLYNFVSHVTESIHRLQTSVEKSEEHLSLRSQSILDSLGTVAKTLQETAQAQNDLVFEAVQDKGNMQQAILEMQKRFEARQAEFIEMKSNLKHLETLVAQQNKDFQQLCDKIGQLNVPSVLAELKSLISVPRVPGHVKDNTSQTSPPLAQSLNLTRQEKYISKEQVLWQARPLPASWNPSVGSLQPGESSVWGDVKDKAVQTNCKIWAITKTDPKNNSSSILCHKVSGDRDPVSQGTSPFKSMDFNNFATSIKNACQKCQAKSMFLCDPCEQLAIKQKGRTVERGRKGKKQQPRKAHRGRLLAKKREQTPSKTCAFSSKYQSLHSSVSGSQKPLMGQQEPLAQPLHPQGPKSLTKSVCPILGGTVMSSKTAKAMPSKTAKTGQGSLLQLSQSSSQDNSLLSSSSQRDHQMSWFSDLNLGSSEPSLCKDPGKNLLYDLGFDSSDDGF